One genomic segment of Scylla paramamosain isolate STU-SP2022 chromosome 9, ASM3559412v1, whole genome shotgun sequence includes these proteins:
- the LOC135103824 gene encoding U6 snRNA-associated Sm-like protein LSm6 isoform X2, producing the protein MLGIYVVYLTLCLSTMSRRQTPNEFLQQIIGRPVVVKLNSGVDYRGVLACLDGYMNIALEQSEEYLNGQLKNKYGDAFIRGNNVLYISTQKRRG; encoded by the exons ATGTTGGGTATTTACGTAGTTTACTTG ACCCTCTGTCTTTCAACCATGAGTCGACGGCAAACTCCAAATGAGTTTCTGCAGCAGATTATTGGACGGCCTGTTGTTGTCAAGCTGAACTCAGGTGTTGACTACAGAG GTGTTCTTGCGTGTCTTGACGGCTACATGAACATTGCGCTGGAACAGAGTGAGGAGTACCTGAATGGGCAGCTCAAGAACAAATATGGAGATGCCTTCATCAGAGGAAACAATGTCCTCTACATATCCACtcagaaaagaagaggataa
- the LOC135103824 gene encoding U6 snRNA-associated Sm-like protein LSm6 isoform X1 produces MGSGPNTALLSARAQLFSVLVTLCLSTMSRRQTPNEFLQQIIGRPVVVKLNSGVDYRGVLACLDGYMNIALEQSEEYLNGQLKNKYGDAFIRGNNVLYISTQKRRG; encoded by the exons ATGGGAAGTGGGCCGAATACCGCGTTATTATCAGCGCGGGCTCAGCTGTTCAGTGTGCTCGTG ACCCTCTGTCTTTCAACCATGAGTCGACGGCAAACTCCAAATGAGTTTCTGCAGCAGATTATTGGACGGCCTGTTGTTGTCAAGCTGAACTCAGGTGTTGACTACAGAG GTGTTCTTGCGTGTCTTGACGGCTACATGAACATTGCGCTGGAACAGAGTGAGGAGTACCTGAATGGGCAGCTCAAGAACAAATATGGAGATGCCTTCATCAGAGGAAACAATGTCCTCTACATATCCACtcagaaaagaagaggataa